The DNA sequence GATCCGTTGCTGTTCGGTTTTACTCGGTGGTTGCTCCTTTTTTTCCACGCCGCGCGAAGGTTGCGGTGCGAGGCGTCCCGTAAGAGCGGCAAGTTCATCCATAAAACCGTTAATCGGTCGGCCACGGCGAATGTCGGCGTTTATTTCGCGCAGACGCTGCACGATGTCCGCGTCGGCTGTTACTAACACGTTGGCGCCGTGCGGATCTTTTTTGACTGCTTGTGCGACCGTGTATTTAATCGTGCCGACGCGGCTGCGATCGAGTTCCGCACCGACGTCAATGCCGATAAAAGCGACCTTACCGGCGACGACCGCCGTCGCGTCGCGTACGTTTGGTACTTGTGTCGCCAAATTTGCCAAACGATCCGCTTTTTCCTGCGCCGAGAGTGTTTGTCGCGGTTCCGGCGTTGTCTGCTGGACTTTTGGGGCGGTTCGCCTAGCCGGTGTCGGTGCTGCTTCGTTAGCGGGCGGTTTGTTCGCCGTCTGACAACCTAACAACAGTAAAAAGCCGAACAAAACGATGACTATTTTTCGCATTGTACACCTTTCCTTCCTTTCCGTAAGTCGTTTCGTTACGATAGTGTAACCGCCCCTAGTGCACATCATGCGCGTGTTTTTGTTTTCAATAACAAAATCGAATCTACCAAAATGGGGGTTATGTGTTGAATTTTAGTAGGCTGTATGTCATGATAGACTCATATATACATAAAACTTGGGGAATGGAGGAATTGTACGTTTGCGAAAAAAACTACTACCGATCGTCCTGTCTGGCGCATTGACGTTGACACTGGCGCTGCCGCCGTACACGGCCCATGCGAATGCAGACATTGACTTGCAAATCTCGGAACTGCGGGAGAAAATTAGGCAGGGAGAGGGAAAGCAAGTTGAAGCGCAGAAGAAGTTAGACGAAAACCGAAGCAAACAAGAGGCGGAGAAGCAAGAGCTTTCGCGCATAGAAGGCGAATTGAAGAAGACGAAAGAAAAAATTCGCGAATTAAACGATAAGATTTCTAAGACTGAGAAGAATTTGGAAAAGGCGAAGCGCGACTTAGCGGCGGCAAAAAAACGCGTCGCCGAGCGCGAGCAGTTTTTGAACGAACGCGTGCGGCTCATTTACGAAAAAGGGGAAGTCTCTTATTTAGAAGTGTTGCTGCAATCGACAAGTTTTAGCGATTTTTTAGCGCGATTTGAAGCGTTACGCGCCGTTTCAGAACAAGATTACCAGATGTTAGAAGATAACCGGCGCGATCATGAAAAAATTAAAACGGCAAAAGCTAAAATCGAAAAGTCGTTAGTCGCTTTAGGCGAATTGCGTAAAGAAGTGAAGGCGGAACGCAGTATACTCGCCAAACAAGAAAAAGAGCACCAAGCGACGCTCGCTTCCTTGCAGAAAGAAGGGCGACACCTCGATCATATGAATGCTCAAGAAGCTGCGGCGATGAGCCAGCTAGTCGATCAACTGGCTAAGGCGGAAGCGGCGAAAGCAGAGTGGCAACAGCGCGAAGAGCAGCGCAAACGCGAAGAGGCCGAACAAAAGCGGCAAGAAGCTGAGCGGCAAAAACGTGGGGCTGAACAGCCGCAACAACAAGAACAGCAACAAGATAAACAGGAGCAACCACAGCAGGAGCAACAGCAGCAACCACAGCAAGAGCAACAGCAGCCGAACAAAAAAGTGGCGAAGAACCCACCGGCTAACCCGCCTCAACAAGCGCCGTCCAAACCTGCGCCGTCAAAACCAGCTCCGGCACCAGCTCCGGCACCGAAGCCGAGCCCACCAGCGGGAGGACAGTTTGGTTGGGCAGTGCCGGGATACCACCACGTCAGTTCGGGATTTGGCTGGCGTTGGGGAGCACCGCACAATGGGATTGACATTCCCGCGCCGATCGGTACGCCGATCGTAGCGATTGCCGACGGTACAGTGACGGCAGCGGGACCGGCGAGCGGTTTCGGCAACTGGGTTGTCATTTACCACGGTAACGGCTACTCAAGTGTGTACGGGCATATGAGGGGTTCATCGATCAAAGTGCGCGCCGGCCAGCGCGTCTCGCGCGGGCAACATATCGCCGGTGTCGGGAACGAAGGGTTTTCGACCGGGCCGCACTTACACTTGGAGATTCACCAAAACGGTAGGCCTCTTAACCCCATGCGGTTCTATTAAGGACAACGAAAGCGAAAATATCGAGCCAGTGAGCAAATGAACGCTCCTGGCTCGTTTTTTTATGTGTTACCGCGCGCGCCAAGCGACAGGGGCGATGTGCGCTTTGGCCGTCAACAAAATAAAAATGACAATCATCGCCATCGTGATGAGAAAGGCGACGAAATAAGGGGAGACGAGTGTACGCAACGATCCCGCGATGAGCGGTCCGATGACGAAACCGCTTGACATGAGTGCGGAGTGTACGCCGAAGACGGTGCCGTATCGATCGCGACCGGCGCCGCCGAGCATGATCGTCGTCTTCGCTGGAAATAATAGCCCGTGGGCGGCACCTTTTAAAAACAGAAGCAAGGCGAGCGGGAGCGCGAGCTTGAGCGCGAGGGTGTAGAATACGGCTGCGATCGCCAGTAAGCCGAAAAAACAGCGGTCGTACGGAGAGTAGCGGTTCAACCAGCCTTGGCTTAAGGTCGTCAATTGGCCCAGTCCCATCATTGTTAGCAAGAAGCCGGTGGCCGTGCTCGATTCGCCCTGTTGCACCATCGTATACGGCACTTCGTACATTAAAATGCCTTGCCCTAGTGTCGTCGTAAGCGCAGTAAATAGCGCGGGTAACAACGCGGGACTCGTCAAAATGGCGGCAACCGTCCGCATGCCGTCTGAGGCGGTCAACGACTGTCGCCTGCTCTGCGCGTTGCGGCGTTTGCGGTGCGGTGTTTGCCGTAGACTCCGTTCTGTCGTCGCTACGCGTTGACCGAGTGCTGCCGTTCGCTCGCCTTCGACGCACTGCCAACCGATGAACGCGCCGAAGACGAGAACGGTGCCGAGAATCCAGAACGTGACGTTAAACCCGAATTTGTCGGCGAGTACGCCGCCGACGAGGGGCGAAATGAGCGAAGCGAGCGTCAGCATCATCCCGTTTTTGGCCATAATGCGCCCTTGTTCTTCGATCCCTTCCCCTTGCTTTCCGAGTAGGGCAAAGCAAGCCGGGGTGAGGAAGGCGATGGCGAAGCCCGTCGTGAGGCGTAAGGAAAAAACGACTGCCAGATCTGCTACGAGACCTTGCAGAAACAGTAACAAACCGGCCAATAACAAACTGATGACGATAAACGGTTTGCTGCCAAAGCGGTCGATGAGTGGGCCGGCAACGATGTTTCCGCCCATACTCGCTGCCGAGTAACCGGATAAAATGAATCCGAGCATGGCGGCAGACGAGCCTAGCGACACTAAAAAAGAGGGGAGAATCGGATTGAGTGCGTGTAAGTCAAAAAAAGCCAAAAAAAGCAACGGATACAGCCAGTTGATGCGTTTTTTCACGTCATAACTACCCTTTCTAAAGCCTTGTGCGGCGATAAGCTAAGGCATCGCAGAGGTTCCGTGTCAACAGACAGAGGCGTCGAAACTGGAATAACGGACGTCGTTGCCAACGTATGTGCGCCCAAGTTGGCGCCTGAGCCGCGATAACTCTATTATGCGCGGTAAGGATTTGCCAGTTGAACGAGACGCTGTTATACCAATATACGGGACAGGTTCACGTTCTAGAACGGCACAAAAAAAAGGGACACTACGTCGTTGTCGTGTCCTTATTTAGTCGCTCAGCGTTCTAATAGCACGAACAATTCTTTTGCCGCGTTGCGGCTCAGCGGAATTTTCGTCTTTATAGGAGCTTTAAGCAATAAATTGTAGGCGCCGTTAAACCACGGCGTAATTTCTTGGACGTATTCGAGATTGACCAAATAGCTGCGGTGTGGGCGAAAAAAGGGGTAGCCGACTAATTTTTGTTCCAGTTGCCGCAGAGCCATTTTCGCTTTGACGACGTCGTCAGCTGTCGTATGAATGTGCACAAAGCGATCGTTGCGGACGGCGTAGACGATGTTGTTAGGGTCGAGGATGACCATTTTTTCTCCCTCTTCGATGAGTAAGCGCCCTTTCGGCCTAGGGGTGGTCGTTCCGGCGACTGCTGGTGCCGCCAGCATCCGCGCCTGCGCGCCTATTTTGGCCTCAACTCCTCTCACCCGTGTCTTTGCGTTAACGCCTTCAACATCAACTTCTCCTATGTCAACTTCTGTCGCCGAGTCCGGGTCTCCTGGCGAACGCGCGACTGAAGGTGAGTCTGCGGAAACAGGGGCGATCGCCTGTGTCTGTGCCAATTGTTTGCGCACTCGGGTGAGAGCGGTGCGGAAACGGGCGGCATCGTACGGCTTTAACAAGTAATCGACTGCCTCTAAACCGAACGCGTCGACGGCATATTCATCGTAAGCTGTGGTAAAGACGAATAGTGGGGCGTGCGCCTCCTGCGCCATTTTTTGTGCTGCGTCCATGCCGGAGAGGATTGGCATGTCGATATCTAAAAAAATGACGTCCGGCAAGTGCTGTTTAGCGAGACTTAGCAATTGTTCGCCGTTTTCAGCATGCGGACAGAAGGTGACGTCTGCTTCTTGTGCCAGTAAGTAGGCGAGCTCGTCGCGGGCGAGGCGTTCATCTTCGG is a window from the Numidum massiliense genome containing:
- a CDS encoding MFS transporter, whose product is MKKRINWLYPLLFLAFFDLHALNPILPSFLVSLGSSAAMLGFILSGYSAASMGGNIVAGPLIDRFGSKPFIVISLLLAGLLLFLQGLVADLAVVFSLRLTTGFAIAFLTPACFALLGKQGEGIEEQGRIMAKNGMMLTLASLISPLVGGVLADKFGFNVTFWILGTVLVFGAFIGWQCVEGERTAALGQRVATTERSLRQTPHRKRRNAQSRRQSLTASDGMRTVAAILTSPALLPALFTALTTTLGQGILMYEVPYTMVQQGESSTATGFLLTMMGLGQLTTLSQGWLNRYSPYDRCFFGLLAIAAVFYTLALKLALPLALLLFLKGAAHGLLFPAKTTIMLGGAGRDRYGTVFGVHSALMSSGFVIGPLIAGSLRTLVSPYFVAFLITMAMIVIFILLTAKAHIAPVAWRAR
- a CDS encoding YhcN/YlaJ family sporulation lipoprotein → MRKIVIVLFGFLLLLGCQTANKPPANEAAPTPARRTAPKVQQTTPEPRQTLSAQEKADRLANLATQVPNVRDATAVVAGKVAFIGIDVGAELDRSRVGTIKYTVAQAVKKDPHGANVLVTADADIVQRLREINADIRRGRPINGFMDELAALTGRLAPQPSRGVEKKEQPPSKTEQQRINQTPNPQEPRRKAPKQR
- a CDS encoding murein hydrolase activator EnvC family protein, whose translation is MRKKLLPIVLSGALTLTLALPPYTAHANADIDLQISELREKIRQGEGKQVEAQKKLDENRSKQEAEKQELSRIEGELKKTKEKIRELNDKISKTEKNLEKAKRDLAAAKKRVAEREQFLNERVRLIYEKGEVSYLEVLLQSTSFSDFLARFEALRAVSEQDYQMLEDNRRDHEKIKTAKAKIEKSLVALGELRKEVKAERSILAKQEKEHQATLASLQKEGRHLDHMNAQEAAAMSQLVDQLAKAEAAKAEWQQREEQRKREEAEQKRQEAERQKRGAEQPQQQEQQQDKQEQPQQEQQQQPQQEQQQPNKKVAKNPPANPPQQAPSKPAPSKPAPAPAPAPKPSPPAGGQFGWAVPGYHHVSSGFGWRWGAPHNGIDIPAPIGTPIVAIADGTVTAAGPASGFGNWVVIYHGNGYSSVYGHMRGSSIKVRAGQRVSRGQHIAGVGNEGFSTGPHLHLEIHQNGRPLNPMRFY
- a CDS encoding LytR/AlgR family response regulator transcription factor — translated: MNIRVMIAEDERLARDELAYLLAQEADVTFCPHAENGEQLLSLAKQHLPDVIFLDIDMPILSGMDAAQKMAQEAHAPLFVFTTAYDEYAVDAFGLEAVDYLLKPYDAARFRTALTRVRKQLAQTQAIAPVSADSPSVARSPGDPDSATEVDIGEVDVEGVNAKTRVRGVEAKIGAQARMLAAPAVAGTTTPRPKGRLLIEEGEKMVILDPNNIVYAVRNDRFVHIHTTADDVVKAKMALRQLEQKLVGYPFFRPHRSYLVNLEYVQEITPWFNGAYNLLLKAPIKTKIPLSRNAAKELFVLLER